The genomic stretch AGAGACGAAAGTTTCTACCGATAATTTTCGCTTAGCCCATGCCCTGTCTGAAAAGGTAAgacaattttctcttttttgaccAGCTGCCAGCCGGCCGATATAGTCTAAAATTTGGAagttaaatattttgtttttaagtatCTCCGTATAAAACAAGATGAAAACGTACGATCTACTTTAAGACTCAATTTTATACATAAAAACGTATCAAAAACGTAAAAATCGATTCGAAATTTAACAAAGGTTGAATTTatgaaaatttatgaaattCCCGTTTATAAAAAAGATCAAGCCAAGCTTGAACACATATAGGCCGATTCAATTTGTGCAAAACTCTTTATTCGAACTGACGTTCTTGACACTttatattagttttttttttaatgaagcaTTGTTTATTTAGCATTTATACTCCGCAACAGACAACAAAAGACACTTAttttttgacttgataatgacgtcaGTCGAACGTTAAAACgtctaaatatatatatttttatttttcatttcttgaccACTCGAGCTGCCTagtgggggttgggggggggggagggggagggagagggcGGGAGTCCTGAAAAGGTAGAAGTACTAACGTATAACCGAGATAAGCGCGACTCGGTTAGTGCGCGTCcttctttaaatttttcagGAGGTTTGAAGTTTGATTCGTAGGTGAGACTCGGCTCTTAATCAGCTGCCTGacctccctttttttctttcttgtttgtttgtttttgaacaGGAAATGATAGGAAATGACAGGAAACGATAGGTATAGAGGAAACCTGGTCGCGTGGCTGAAATTGAGGTTGGCAGTCCCGCAGTAAACGCAATCAAGTCTCTCTCCTGCGTCGTaactcaacaacaacaacaatttattcaCATTTCTCAATTTTCTTAGTTTACagtacattttaaaatatatactaTCTTTATTAAAACAAGCGTTTAACAGATaggtttaatttaaaaaatgtatatatgGCCGTGAAACGAGTAAAGAATCAGAAGAATTACCTCGGAGCTATGAATAACCAACCGTcaagataaatgaaaataaaaaaagagttcTTCCTTCGTTGGCTTAATTATAATTCCTAAACGAGGATAGATACAGTACACTTATGGTGTATATTTGGTGTAATAAAATTGCGTCAACTCTTTACAAACAAATGTggccaaaaatagccatttaaTTTGCGGACGCCCACAAATAAGCCTACAGTGAAAGTTTGGGCAGTCCATTCCAATAAAAAGCCAAATAGCGCGATATCATTTCAAGTTTACACCAAACGAGTTTAGAGAAGGTATAGAATTGGCCATAGTAAAGAAATCTTTTGCTTTATTCTTTCGTCAGATCAAATCCCTGCAGCAAGCGtgcctattgtttttttttttcactatacattttttttttcaatcatattttttgtcattttgttttgacaCGTGACGTTATTGCAATATGGCGACGTCTTTTAATGGGTTATCAAaatcgtatgctaatgaggaaaattGTAGACTGAATCAAACATTTCCACCGAGACCATTAATACACCTTGTTAACGCCCAAATTTTACATCACtattgtttccagtttctcaCGTTTTTTACactcgtcccaagagaaatcgaaaacaatggttatgctaaatttggggggcaaagacaaggtgcattatggtctggGTGAAAATGCTACATGAGCCAGCGGAGATCCGCCAAAATAGAATACTAGGCTAATATTATAGAGCCTTTTTATTCGCGTGGCCAGCAGCTATgcaactgcccacctacccctcccctaagccaagtCGAGTTGCTCGAAATTTTCCAAAGCGTTTTCCGCAATTTCTCAAAAAGTTCATCAAAATCGAGTCGCTCAAAAGAgtcaaaagttgctttttgtaaCGCGAAGGTTGCTCAAACATTGCTGGAAAAAACAAAAGccttttttcagtgttttttgtTGCTCTCTCCTTTATTTGGTCTGATTCAAATTGTGTAACAAATGACAATGAGCAATTTTGTGGCGTAACCAGCGTTTCtaaataactttgtcctcaattaaaaccaaaactGCACGAGTAAAGACTACGCATCAATATTTTATGTAATATTAATCTTGTGAAAAATTTGGTatgagccaataaaattgttgaatgaccttcttcacctGAGTCACTCGAATCAGTCGAGTGTGGCTTGTGAATCTtcgtccaccattttgaattttctttaaaaaactgtttacCTAGCAGCCCGGCTTTTGCCCGAGGGGGAGGAAGGGGATGCAAGGACAAGCTGCTCCGATATCTCAGAATTAGTAGAAAAATACTGGGGAAATTGCCCGGAATGCAAAAAGTTGTTCGAAACGATCAAATTTGCTCGAAAAAggagaagttgccaaaaagttgccgagcaacttgtggaaagcccgaACCCATTGAGCTGGTCTTTTGGTCATGTGGTCTTCCGTTAAAAATTAAACCTGAGTCCATGGGTGCACCAGGCAGGTGTACTACATGCTATCTCTCCGATTCCAATGAAACTTGGCCAGTAATCTATCCCAGTCGTTGAGATCTGGGTCACACCCATTGATAACCCATTGAGCCCATTGTTTcttttggtcacgtggtcttCCGTTACGTGTTTTCGTAAAAGCCGAGTGATCCCGGAATGAATGGGTCAAACCTGGGTCACTTCCTGTGGGACCCAGTTCCCATGAATGTGACAATAAGACCTCCCACCCGTTTTAAGTCGCTTCCTGTGGACCCAGGTCGCATGAATGTGACAATAACACCTCCCAGCCTTCTTTTTTTGGGCCAAAAATTATTCTAGCACAATCTAAGGCAAAGGCTATTTTGggggtagcctgcgaaaacagccgtctctCTGCGAAGCGTCTTGGGCGGCTGTCTTCGCAGTTTGGAGCAGGGAGCCCTGGCTTGGAGTCATGTGACGTGAGTAGTGAAGAAGATCATTCTTTGAAAATCAATCTTTGCATGATCCTCAGCACGTACTTTGCTTAGGTAGTCCGTTCTTCATTGATTATGTTGTCAACTTTCGCGCGCAATACACTGTAATTAATTAAGTCTGCCCTTTAGACTAATTTGCATATTTTCCGCTTTGGTGAGTGACAAGCAGCTCCCACGCtattttaataatgataattacacCGTCGTCACtggcaaaaaaataaacggTATGTATATCAGCTTTTTAGAAATAGATGCACTCCTTAACCCCTTATTTTGCTTCTAAACTTCAACCGGAAGACgagtttgttttgaaaagaaaCCAAAAGAACATTGTGACTTCCGGTAATATTGACTCTTCATCTACTGTTGTAATGAGCATGCGCAAGTTCAGGAACTTCAACTTCGAAATGGACAGTTACTGCGGAGGGAAAACTCCTGATCGGGATTATGGTCGTAGCGAGGACAAATTCAATCTTCCAAATTTCAAAGTCCCATTTGAGTTCCGCGAACCGTACATTTTAACAGGTTATCGAAAACCTGAGATCTCTGCACAAGAATGTTTACAAAGCTCCTTCAGTCGCTGCAACGAAACCATCAACGTCTGGTCGCACCTTGTTGCATTTGCATTCGTCCTGGTTCGATCCATGGTCGTGCTTTCAGAACACAATCCCCTTGAAGATCCGTTTGCTTATCCGATGATTTCATTCGTTGTCGGTACATCAGCTATGTTTTTAATGAGTTCAGGAGCGCACTTGTTTAACTCCATGTCAAGCAAGACACGCcatgtttgtttcttcttcgaTTACGCAGCGATCAGCGTGTATGCCTTTTCTGCAGGCCAAGCTTTTTACTTCTACTCAAGACCTCTGAAACCAGACTGGGTAATATTCCGTTCGTATCCGTCCTTCGTGGCTTTATGTACGATCGTGTCGTGTCTATCGTTGTCTTCCTGCTGTGCATCGAGACACCGCTGGATTGGACACAAGTTTTTAATTCGCACCGGAACGTTCATGGCCTCATTCTTCATCAACACATCACCCTATTGGGTTCGAATGTGGGACTGCCAATCAGATATAGACTGCAATTCTGTGTCCATCCCCTATTTCAAGAGGCAGGCCTTGTTCTTCGCCATTGCTGCCCTGGCAAATGGTAGCAGATTACCTGAGCGACTTATGCCCGGCGTGTTTGACTTCTGTGGTCAGAGTCATCACTTTTTACACATCCTGTGCGCTATTGGTACAGTAGATGAGTTTACAGCTCTTTATTTGGACATGCTAGGGAGGCGAAAGGCCCTTGAGTTGTCGCATGTGACTCCCACGTTTGCTAATAGTCTTCTGCTGACTACAGTGGTCTTAGTTGCTAATGTGGCAATTGTCTTATGGTTTACCCGTGCGATCAAGTCCAATGACACTGCatgtaagaaaaaaacttaaGGTAAACCAAACTAACCCTTCAAGTAGTTACATGTAAAGCATGGCTCACAGCAGCAAAATAGGCCACctctgagttccaaaaacccttgctttcaaaatgaggccaagtgcacagcCTTTCTTGGGAAAATAagatttatttgcatgagaatgaaaaatcatttccatattaAAGGCTGAGCACTGAACCTcattttgatacagaggccagggggaactcggaagtggcatATTGTATTGCCCCCCTGACTCCTGCCCCCAACAATATTTATACACCAACCATGGATACCCTgtgtgccagagacttttcatgcacAGTTTCCAGTTTcagtcaagtctttatagtgacccatgcaaaaagttttttcttgtgaatTGCGGCTTGTGACTTCAGCCTTCAACCGAAGAATCTGTCAGCCTGGAGCCGACAtgcaagaaaaaacctctggtacccagggcaATCATGGAGGAACTATAGCATTGAGATCCCACATTGGGTGATGCTCGCCTTAAACAATAGGGAGgataagcaaagacgtttttgagagACACATGTTAACTGGAAGTGAGGCTTTTCCCTTGACTGTGCCTTCAGGTGCTACCAAATCTTTATTgttacagggctgtcattaagaggcgggggctggggatttcccctggctactatgaACATGGCCGTGGCTACTTTCATagcaaaacaaacgaaaaatagaaccaaaagaaatccttgTGTTTGATTCCCCCGCCTTTTTGCTGTGGGCAAGTTGAAATCTGACTGCCCTGTTGCTAAGTGTGTCTGCTCTTACACAGACAATTTACCAGAAAAAACTGGGTATAACAACTGCCTAAGAATGCAACCAGaccacttccagttgacgtgcATTGCTCAAGAACTCCTTTGCTGAAGCTCTCTTATTTTGGCCTTTTACCCCAAACTCTCACTGCAATCACCATCCCTATCAGAATTACCAAAGACCCTCAACCCTAATGGTGATTAAGGCTTATTTTTCTGGAACCAGAAATGGTGACATGCATAATGCATGAACCAATAACCCAGAGCAAGTAACTTCAATGTACTCGTGTCATAGCAATTTCACCAAACAGCTTATATTTTGAACGATTTTGGCAGGAATTTAGAATGACTCCCAAGTCCACACATCAGTCatcaaaacctacagaccttaAAAAAGGGTATTTTCACCTTTTAATGATTTTTACTTTTGGATATCGCGGGCTGATCAAGAGAAGATTTTATTATCACAGTAAAAAAGCAATCTAAACTGTatctaaaataatataaactgGTCCATGAAAGAGACGTGTCATAGGTCTAGAATGGGAGTTGCTAGCTTTAGGTTAAAGGCTCCTGCATAATGAGATAATAACATTAGAAGcctattatactactacatgagaaatgtctgcaatttgattggctaagagcagtggtatttcagcttaattgtgaaaattgcaaaccttttgtgggtagtagtataaaaacataataacatgatttgtacgtgatatttggcataaatactacttgtgatatttcaaaattgtctcaaatttcactcgcctaatcTCTCTTGAAATTGCGTATAACAATTTCAAACTATTACTCATGTTATTTaagccaaatatcactacaaaccATGCTATTACCTGTACAAATAATAGAGTGATTTCTTAGAAACCACTGGTTTTATACATTGGATTTTAAGAACTTTCCGTAAATTAGAGCACAGATAGTATTAGATTTATTAAAACACAATATGCACTTATCATACTTAAAATGATAAAAGACTTTTGCATAAATGTTATTTTCGTATTTAAAGGGAGACACATGTTAACATTATGTGGCAAAAAGGTCTCTTCTGCTGAAAAATTACCGTATTTCCCTGAATAATGCTGCAGCGATTAttcttttttcaccaaaaagggGGTGATTGTTCAAGGGAGGAGATTATTTCAAATACTGCTCATCACTGGAAGTCAtgtcctaaatattttgttttgttatcccattaaatcaaaaaaataatcacatcgAATAAACAACAGTTTGGTTCCTTGGTTAATTTTAACTGTCAACGTGCTCATCGTCAGAGTTTGAATCATCACTGATTGGTCAGTTTTGCTGCATCAGACTCCACTTCAACTTTGTTTGTCAATTTTTAACTTGGCAGGGAGGGGATCAAAGGAAGAGAAGATGGCAAGAGGGGTTGGGGAAGGGGCAGTTATTCAAGGGGGGTgattatttttaatataattCCATCAAAGGGGGGgtgattatttgagggaggtgATTAATTGAGGACAGCGATTATTTGAGGAAGCATGGTATGCAATTTTTCCTGAGACTATTTTGCTTAGAATGCATATTAATGTTCAACTCACAAAAGCAATGGAAATTTCTGAGGCTCTAGATAGTATTTCTAAAGCACATTAACCATAAATTAGCATTTACATTTCTTATTTTGTCCAAATCATGCCTTTTGAAAAGATTTGTTGTGGGTTGTGTAATTAAATTCAATTCAGTTCAATATTTTAATGTGAAATGTTACCATAGCATAATACAATGTATCAGTAGCCTCTGTTCCCAATATCCactataaaacaacaacaagaatacaaattctccagatgGATCTctataaaatttgttaaaagagTGTGATAAgcaatcaaagcattttcccttaggcAATcattttagtaattctcatttcaatttctctgggttttgtattgatattgttgaTATTGTTTATCGCACTGGGCAGTTTGACTGTAATCaaagtttgttgttttatttacattatttttaagagggaagattatttatttgttttaaagcCATTACATAAATGATAGTCACCTCTTGACATAAAAGCTATGGCAATTCTGTGTTTTTGAAAAAGGGTATTTAAATTAGTTTGTGTTTTTTAGAAAAGCATTGACAGTTTTTAACGTCCATTTACGTTAAAGTTTCTGACAAAATCACACGCaataaagggaaaaacaaaTTGTGCCACCATCTCGTCATTTCCTTAGTCTGTAATTAATCTTATCGACCATAGCCCTCGACCCATCAGCGCAGGAAAATTCACCTAGTTATtgtaaaatacaattttaaTTATCACAATTTTTATTAGATGCCCTTAATAAGTTGTAATACAGTGATGGCCAAAGGGCAGTACTCAGCTCTTACAAGGCCTCACAGCATTGGTAGAGAAAACAAACAGAACTAACGATAGGCCCTACATGTAGCTCTAAAACAATAGAGGTATGTGCCATGGATGTACCAATGAAATTTGAGGCTCTGGAGAGCTCCGTACTATCTGATAGCTTAAAGACAGTGTATGGATGTAAAAGCACTCTTAGTAGTGCCTTGTTACTCAATAAAGGGCTTTCCCTGTCGCGTTGTTGTTGTACGCTTTGTCTTGTCTTTGTCTTGAGCGTTTTCATCTGTTAAACTTGTATTAGATGCCCCTCTCTAATAATTAAACACCCCCTGTCTAATAGATGCCCCCtatgagaattactccaaaatgCTAGGAATAAGCagaaaaggagcaaaatcattaAATTCATTCAGGTTTTTGCTTGATTAACGAGGCTTTgcgtatttcatcttgttcaatgttACGTCGAAAGTAAGAGTAGACCAACGATGGCAACACAAAAACCCCGAGCGAGGacgatgacaacgaaaacgcacACTTTTGAAAACGCGTTAGTGTAGCCAGGGCCTATACCTACcagcctcgtacccagtcgctatttatgtgtttttggggtgagagaaaAATGGCATTAGGTTAAGGCCCGCGAAGATTCATGGGAAGGAACTaggaaaaaggaaagggaagaAGGGACGCTACTTTTCCTTGCCCCTTCCCATGAGTCCGCGCGTGCCTTAAGCAAACTACAATCTCTTCTCacattagactacgagtagtcccctatttttcctcagggatagtagagcgtgcgaaacgcgagcgcgcgtgaaaatcgctacacgcgagaaaaggcgacaagctgcggaaagagaaaaaaatgatttttctctctccccgccgcgtgtcgccttttctcgcgtgtagtgattttcacgcgcatgtatcgagccaccttaagtcgCGAGCCTCGAGTTCTTTTCAATGATAGCTCACACATCGCCTGCCCAGCGCAGCTATGGCATTCAGCGAAATTCACATTCGATTACTTGCTGGAGCCTCTTAGTCCAAACTGGAGATTCCTTATAGTTGAGTGCGGCGCGAAGTCAATCAgatgtttttcctgctcacattTCTTAGCGCCGTCCGCACGATCTgtacgcctggaacaggctaagcaATGTCACGGAAATGAGAAAATCTTTTTCAGCCCTAAATGATCCAATTCAGCCCTGTGCATTTGCCTATTCCAGCACACTTTGGGACTAATTTCAGCCCATGAgtccaaatcagccctaggTAATTAATTTTATATGAAATGTATTCGTGCGGATTAAGAGAACTAAATTAAAGTCGATGAAAAAACAGTCTTTAGTTTGGTCACAGAAACGGCTTCATTTTCGGGGCTAGATTATATTTAGAGTGTAATCATTAAAACTCAGGCTAAGTATTGACAGAGTTGCTCTTGTCGAACTCCTTTCTGTTTTATACTTGCGTTGGATTTGGTTTGTAGacaaaagtttgtttttaaatagcTAGAAGCTAAGCTTCCTTTGTTTCGTTTCTAATTAAAAATTCGGCGGTGGCCTCAAAAGGAAAACCGTCTAATTGAGGATATGACGTAACGAGGCAGAGACATTCATTTTCTACTACACCTGCGTCATAAGTGCGAATAAATTATCCCTTGAACATCGTACATTTTAAAAGGTTGAGTTCTTTGTCAAGCTCTGCGGGGAAGAATAATTCATGATGAAGCTCCTGGCCGTCGCTTTGGTGGTTCTTGTCTGCATTTCAGTCGCAGTCGTAGATGGAAGAAAGAACAAGAGAGGGAAGGACCGTCTCGAGCATTTGGAGAAGCGAAGAGAGTTCCCTAGGAACAGAGTGAAGGGAAAACCAAATGTTGTTGAACCCAGTAATGACGCTGTTGCTAATAAGGTAGGgaataatgtaaaaaaaacttCACGAATCAGTTGTATTAAACCGCTGGAATGTTTCTAGTTAAGGAGACCTTTATATTGCGCATAACAACTGTGAAATTCAAACTGAAGGTAGGGAAGTATTTTCGAAATACGTCGAACTGGAGAACTTGAGTTTTCAATGTCTCAGTGTTGTTTGACATATAAACTCGGCACAACTGACTCGagcgctttttttttcttcttacgcGACTACACACAAGATCCAAGCCATTATGGAGCTTTCAATTGCTCTGCAACAGTTTGCGATGATTCAAAGGATTTCGCTAAAGTAACAGTAGATTCGCATTTGTTTTTTCCGCTTAGTACGCTTGAAGGAATCCGTCGCTTCGACTGAGTCTGGAAGCCCAGTTTAATTTATACGAAACGCTTATTAAGGCCCCCAATTCAATCTTTACTATTTTCTAATGCTGTTGCAGTTTTGTGGCTTTTTGGTGCAACACAGATTATGAAATCGTTAGAGATGATAGCATTGACGAAAAGCACGGTGTTGCGGTTTTTATTAGTTCGCGAAGACGGACGCAGATTCTGCTGCGGCTTTGTACGACTTTACCAAATAACATGCAAATATGCGCTCCCCTCAAATGTTTATACAAAGTATTGATACTCtaagaataaaaataactgaTACGGTTTTTTAGATGCTTATAACTTATAAACATAAACCTTAGTATAAAACTAGAAAGGTTCATCTCTCGCATAGTTGGTAACTGAAATCTAAACAGAAAAGACCAGTTTGGAAGTAGATATTAATGAAGTACCGTGCGTTTTTGCTTTGTGCTGACTATATAATGCTATGATTAGTTGAGGTTCAGTAATCAACAGAATTTCTTCTAAATGAAAGAGACTTTATATTTAAAGTTCAAACATACTCAATATGGTTGCAACGCTtctcaaaaaaacaaagcaCATCAAGGTAAAGAGGCATTCATCTTAAGTTTGTCTTGAAAGTAGCTCCTACTATACTTGTAAACTAATTAGTGAAAGATCGatgaactaacaaaaacaaacggaGTAGCTTATATTTGCATCCCCAAGAGATCATATAATGCTAAATGCATGTTACTTCGACGCCATTGAAGAAAGTGAGACGAAAGTcataaagtaataattattgaaaCTCATGGCCACTTCAAATCGATCATTTTCCTGTTCGAGTCATGTCCACTTAGTTAGTGTTCTAGATCTAAATACTAGATCGGGTATACAGTGTatcatatattttaaaaaaacctttttttggtaGCTGATATCATGTGATGTATACAGCAGTCATAGCGCGGAATATTTGTTGTGttagaaaatagaaaatgatgATATCATGAAATCTCGGAATGTTAAACACTTTTGTATTGTACACCACCACGAAACCTAAAGATATCAACCTCACTAAACAATATTAGATTTTGCATTTTAATGAAGATTGTTATTGCGCAGTATTGATTAAGTTGAAAACGCTTATATTGCAGCTTCTCTTTTTCTACTTGTAACGGCTAGCATGCAGGTAACCGGGTATCAATAGCGTCCTATAAACTGCTCAACGCATCGATATTAAATCAAAGAAGAGAATTTACAAAACCAGTTCGAAGGCGTGTTTAGCAGTTACGCCTAGGCTCTTAGTAGATCATAGTTTTATTATATTACGCAACAAAAATGTTGTGATTGGCGGACGCTTTCTGCGATTTTGCATGAATTTGGTATGTCTGTCACACCAAGGGTTATGATTAGATTTGCTGCTCGgtttttgatgtttgtttttttagtaaTCTCCTCCCTTTGTcaagtttttgttatttctttttaaatttagttgaaaaccttttattatattttacactgaatggaaaaaaaataatgagcgCTTACACACTAAAAGTATTTAGAAGCAAAAGGATTATCTGCTTCTCAGTAGAGACTTCCCTCAGAGTCTTATATACGAATTGCTATATTCaattaaattaaagttaataaaTTGACTGCGACGGTTATCAGCGCTTTCTGATCTGAAGTAGAAAGAGGAGAAGATTTGTCTATGAATGTACAATTAGTAGACATTTAGCTGTCTTTGTAAATGTCCAGTTTTTTCAGTGACTTAGCCTTTTGTAATGCAACCAAAGCTTTAATGCTTGCGTTTATTGCCAAGCAAATCAATAAGTCAGTAACATAAGGGTCAACAAGGAATTTTTCTTAACAATCCCTAATCCTGGCCTTCAAATAAGCCAAATCCGGGATTCCGATAAATGTACTGGGACATGGCTTCGGTAACAATACATCATCTCTTAACTGTAATGATCCCAAAAAACTCGCATTGTGATATTTTGAGTAAAATTACATCGTTCTTGCAGAAGGAGGACGCCAAGGCAGGTCCGGTCATTAGCAACGATGCAAAGGCTCAAAAAGCTCAGAAACCCTCACATGAAGATAAACGAGACTTCAAAAATCATCACAAGAAACGCGAATTCAAGCACAACCAAGCTAAGCTTGACCTGGACCAAATGGAGAACGTCCACAAGCGTCACCATGGCAACAAGTTTGATATGCATCCCAATGACGTCAGAATGATCAGGAAGGGAAAAATGAGTCGTGAAATGTTGGTAGATAGAGATCTACCGGAGGCAGAGATCACAAAACGAATGATGAAACTCATGAAGAAGAGGGCTAAACATCAGATGAGGAACCATAGCCACCAGAAGAGTCGTGATCAGAAGCGCCGCTTAAAGGAAAATGCTCCTTAAGATGCTGTCTTTCCAGTTTGTGTTAGATcatattttttgtattaatCAGGTTATAGTAAGCTAAGGACCTTAAAATTTGACCACGGCGACGGGCAAAAAGTATGTAAAAGAATCAGTGggtttatgaacaaaacaacaactttgcaagtgcatcaagcttttttgtacatttctccgGCTGTCACTGCACGTCTACGACTTGAGAACTCGGCGACAAAATGTTCTTTCAGAACTAGGATACAGTTAACAGAAAATTAATCcagcatttgacaaagtaagtgagttggagCAAtggcgatgaagattgaaaacTGAACGCCAATTCACTTTtcaagcgacgttttcgctgtcgtcgtcgtcctcagatcttaaggtccctatagTTAAGCTAACATGACCTAACACTGTTTTAGTATTTGTATAACACCCTTCGTTTCTTTTCACCAAAACTGAGTGGGAAGATTCTTGCAATTTTCGTAGACGAATGTGCAGTTTACTTTACGATGAAAAGTTGTTGGGCCGTAGAATCCTGCCAATATATATGAAAGGCATTTTTCATTAGTATAAGTACATGTATAATCAGTTTGGATTGTGTCTCCattaaaattgttatttttaaatcaaGTGTGTTCTAGTTCTGTCA from Porites lutea chromosome 1, jaPorLute2.1, whole genome shotgun sequence encodes the following:
- the LOC140947087 gene encoding uncharacterized protein; the encoded protein is MMKLLAVALVVLVCISVAVVDGRKNKRGKDRLEHLEKRREFPRNRVKGKPNVVEPSNDAVANKKEDAKAGPVISNDAKAQKAQKPSHEDKRDFKNHHKKREFKHNQAKLDLDQMENVHKRHHGNKFDMHPNDVRMIRKGKMSREMLVDRDLPEAEITKRMMKLMKKRAKHQMRNHSHQKSRDQKRRLKENAP
- the LOC140936558 gene encoding membrane progestin receptor gamma-A-like; this translates as MHSLTPYFASKLQPEDEFVLKRNQKNIVTSGNIDSSSTVVMSMRKFRNFNFEMDSYCGGKTPDRDYGRSEDKFNLPNFKVPFEFREPYILTGYRKPEISAQECLQSSFSRCNETINVWSHLVAFAFVLVRSMVVLSEHNPLEDPFAYPMISFVVGTSAMFLMSSGAHLFNSMSSKTRHVCFFFDYAAISVYAFSAGQAFYFYSRPLKPDWVIFRSYPSFVALCTIVSCLSLSSCCASRHRWIGHKFLIRTGTFMASFFINTSPYWVRMWDCQSDIDCNSVSIPYFKRQALFFAIAALANGSRLPERLMPGVFDFCGQSHHFLHILCAIGTVDEFTALYLDMLGRRKALELSHVTPTFANSLLLTTVVLVANVAIVLWFTRAIKSNDTACKKKT